Proteins encoded together in one Telopea speciosissima isolate NSW1024214 ecotype Mountain lineage chromosome 6, Tspe_v1, whole genome shotgun sequence window:
- the LOC122665124 gene encoding protein SPIRAL1-like 5, which produces MKRGESYGGGQSSLGYLFGSDQQPNAPPASPVVYKPPWGDDNSTDRAPIISSPSPKSSKSNRSNNYPRAHGQNMGNIITERPTTKVQSVPGGDSSLGYLFGEK; this is translated from the exons ATGAAGAGAGGTGAAAGTTATGGTGGTGGTCAGAGTTCACTGGGTTACCTATTTGGGTCTGATCAGCAACCAAATGCACCGCCAGCCTCCCCAGTGGTTTACAAACCACCATGGGGCGACGATAACAGCACAGATAGAGCACCCATcatatcttctccttccccaaaaTCCTCGAAATCAAACAGGTCCAACAACTATCCCAGAGCTCATGGCCAGAACATGGGAAACATCATTACT GAGCGTCCAACTACAAAGGTTCAATCAGTTCCTGGTGGAGACTCATCTCTCGGCTACTTGTTCGGAGAAAAGTGA